Genomic segment of Nocardiopsis mwathae:
GTCGCTGTGCCTCCTGGAGGTCAGCCACACAGGACCGGAATTCCGGGCGGGCCGGGTGCCTCTTCCAGAACTCGAATGGGAGTCGGGAAGGGGCATTCTGCTGATGAGGGCCCTGATGGACAGCGTCGCCTTCCACGCCAGCCGCTCCGGCGGCGTCACCGTCTGGATGTGCAAGCAGCTCCACCCCGCCGAGCCGTCGCGCCGCGGCGCCCGCCGATCGGCCGCGACCATCCCCGCCTCCCGGCGCCCGCCCGAGCGCCTGCACTCCTGAACCCGCAGGCCTCCCGGCCGCCGGCGCGCGCGGACCGCCGACACGTGTGGCCGCCACCTTCCGCGCCACCCGCGACACCACCCGCGACACCACCCGCGACCCGCCACCCCGAGAGCAGAGGTCAGCAGGTAACCTCGGGACCGGATGCGCCGGTCGTGTCGACCTCGGTTCACCAATCGCCCGATCTCCACATCGACGATCCCTTCGGAGAGTGCCCATGACAGCCCGTGTGGGCGTCGTCACCTTCCCCGGTTCCCTGGACGACACCGACGCGATGCGCGCGATCCGCATCGCCGGCGCCGAGCCCGTCGCCCTCTGGCACGACGACCACGACCTCAAGGGCGTGGACGCGGTGGTGCTGCCCGGCGGATTCTCCTACGGCGACTACCTGCGCTGCGGCGCCATCGCCCGATTCGCCCCGATCATGACCGAGCTGATCCCTGCCGCGAGGTCGGGCGCCCTGCCGGTCCTGGGCATCTGCAACGGCTTCCAGATCCTGTGCGAAAGCCACCTGCTGCCGGGCGCGCTCACCCGCAACTCCTCGCTCCGCTTCATCACCCGCGACCAGTACCTGCGCGTCGAGTCGACCGCCACCGCCTGGACCAACCGCTATACCCCGGGTGAGGAGATCCTCGTCGTCCTGAAGAGCGGGGAGGGCGCCTACGTCGCCGACGACGCCACCCTCGACGAGCTGGAGCGCACCGGCCGGGTCGTCGTCCGCTACGCCGGCGCCGCGCCCAACGGCTCGCGCCGCGACATCGCGGGCATCACCAACGAGCACGGCAACGTCGTCGGCCTGATGCCGCACCCGGAGCACGCGGTCGAGGCGCTGACCGGCCCGTCCGTCGACGGCCTGGGCTTCTTCACCTCGGTTCTCGCCCACCTCGCCGACGGCTCACCGGTGGCCGGCGCGACGGCGACCGCCGGAGGCTGACCCGAGTACCGCAGCGACCTGGGGGAACGTTTCTCAATGATGGCACTGCTTCGCTCTCGGAGGATGATGATCCTCCTGGTCGCCGTTGTCACCGTCGCCCTCGTGGCCACCGGTGCGGTGGGGCTGTTCAACGCCTTCTTCGCCCAGCAGGCCGGCGACCAGCGGGAGGCCGGCGCACCGATCCCCGCCCCCGAGATGGCGGCGCTGGGCGACGCCCCCGACGACGCCGAGTACACCGACCTCGGCCAGCAGTGCGAGCAGCGCGAGTGCTACCGGGTCGTCGCCGTCACCCACGATGAGGCGCGCGACGGCGAGGAGGCGGTCGAGGCCGTCTACCAGCACCTCATCGACGAAGGCT
This window contains:
- a CDS encoding ATP-binding protein codes for the protein MDEQFSITLPRHAYTVTVMRDVLRTAFRVHGICGDCAFPILIAATEACANAVDHGAPAPDYEVRLRLRPSLCLLEVSHTGPEFRAGRVPLPELEWESGRGILLMRALMDSVAFHASRSGGVTVWMCKQLHPAEPSRRGARRSAATIPASRRPPERLHS
- the purQ gene encoding phosphoribosylformylglycinamidine synthase subunit PurQ; this translates as MTARVGVVTFPGSLDDTDAMRAIRIAGAEPVALWHDDHDLKGVDAVVLPGGFSYGDYLRCGAIARFAPIMTELIPAARSGALPVLGICNGFQILCESHLLPGALTRNSSLRFITRDQYLRVESTATAWTNRYTPGEEILVVLKSGEGAYVADDATLDELERTGRVVVRYAGAAPNGSRRDIAGITNEHGNVVGLMPHPEHAVEALTGPSVDGLGFFTSVLAHLADGSPVAGATATAGG